A single genomic interval of Aedes aegypti strain LVP_AGWG chromosome 1, AaegL5.0 Primary Assembly, whole genome shotgun sequence harbors:
- the LOC5576311 gene encoding prostaglandin reductase 1 isoform X1, translating into MLLLGFSIMMRSGLVSTRRYCSSSAIAAKKWIYAKVFKGEPTQHNFQLEVDKLPALKDGDILAQAEYISVDPYMRPYMMAYPAGSLMIGGQVGKVIDSKNASFPVGSSIFGQFGWRTHTVCNPETMKKDQPYLLPSFGNLPTSLALGVLGMPGNTAYFGLLELCSPKKGETVVVSGAAGAVGNHVGQIAKNLGCRVVGIAGSDAKCQWLKDLGFDEAINYKTANIFAELKKAAPKGVDVYFDNVGGQISETVIKQMNLYGRIAVCGTISNYNTAIEKVSDPLRQMVFKQLKMEGFVVWRWNDRWMEGIEANLKWINEGKLKWHETVTEGFENLPMAFIDMLKGGNTGKAVVKII; encoded by the exons ATGTTACTGCTAG GTTTTTCAATAATGATGCGATCTGGACTGGTTAGCACTCGGCGTTACTGCAGTTCCTCAGCGATCGCTGCCAAGAAGTGGATTTACGCAAAAGTATTCAAAGGAGAACCAACGCAGCACAACTTTCAATTGGAGGTGGACAAATTGCCGGCTTTGAAAGATGGAG ATATCCTTGCGCAGGCCGAGTACATCAGTGTCGATCCGTACATGCGACCCTATATGATGGCTTACCCAGCCGGATCGCTCATGATTGGTGGTCAAGTGGGAAAGGTGATCGACAGCAAGAACGCTTCCTTCCCCGTGGGATCTTCAATATTCGGCCAATTTGGTTGGCGTACGCACACCGTCTGCAATCCAGAAACGATGAAGAAAGATCAACCTTACCTACTGCCTAGTTTCGGAAATTTGCCTACCAGTTTGGCTCTTGGCGTGCTGGGAATGCCGGGCAATACGGCCTATTTTGGATTGCTGGAATTGTGCTCGCCAAAGAAGGGAGAAACTGTGGTTGTAAGTGGTGCAGCAGGAGCTGTAGGTAACCACGTTGGTCAAATTGCTAAGAATCTAGGATGCAGAGTAGTTGGAATCGCCGGATCCGATGCCAAATGCCAGTGGTTGAAGGACCTAGGATTCGATGAAGCTATCAATTATAAGACAGCTAACATATTTGCTGAATTGAAGAAGGCTGCCCCAAAAGGAGTAGACGTCTATTTTGACAATGTAGGCGGTCAAATATCCGAAACGGTTATCAAACAAATGAATTTATATGGAAGGATTGCAGTTTGTGGAACCATATCCAATTATAATACTGCAATCGAAAAGGTTTCGGACCCATTGAGACAGATGGTCTTTAAGCAACTGAAAATGGAAGGATTCGTGGTATGGCGCTGGAACGATAGGTGGATGGAAGGAATTGAGGCCAACTTGAAGTGGATAAACGAGGGTAAACTGAAATGGCACGAAACCGTAACGGAAGGCTTCGAAAATTTACCAATGGCATTTATTGACATGTTGAAGGGAGGCAACACCGGTAAGGCGGTTGTGAAaattatttaa
- the LOC5576311 gene encoding prostaglandin reductase 1 isoform X2, protein MMRSGLVSTRRYCSSSAIAAKKWIYAKVFKGEPTQHNFQLEVDKLPALKDGDILAQAEYISVDPYMRPYMMAYPAGSLMIGGQVGKVIDSKNASFPVGSSIFGQFGWRTHTVCNPETMKKDQPYLLPSFGNLPTSLALGVLGMPGNTAYFGLLELCSPKKGETVVVSGAAGAVGNHVGQIAKNLGCRVVGIAGSDAKCQWLKDLGFDEAINYKTANIFAELKKAAPKGVDVYFDNVGGQISETVIKQMNLYGRIAVCGTISNYNTAIEKVSDPLRQMVFKQLKMEGFVVWRWNDRWMEGIEANLKWINEGKLKWHETVTEGFENLPMAFIDMLKGGNTGKAVVKII, encoded by the exons ATGATGCGATCTGGACTGGTTAGCACTCGGCGTTACTGCAGTTCCTCAGCGATCGCTGCCAAGAAGTGGATTTACGCAAAAGTATTCAAAGGAGAACCAACGCAGCACAACTTTCAATTGGAGGTGGACAAATTGCCGGCTTTGAAAGATGGAG ATATCCTTGCGCAGGCCGAGTACATCAGTGTCGATCCGTACATGCGACCCTATATGATGGCTTACCCAGCCGGATCGCTCATGATTGGTGGTCAAGTGGGAAAGGTGATCGACAGCAAGAACGCTTCCTTCCCCGTGGGATCTTCAATATTCGGCCAATTTGGTTGGCGTACGCACACCGTCTGCAATCCAGAAACGATGAAGAAAGATCAACCTTACCTACTGCCTAGTTTCGGAAATTTGCCTACCAGTTTGGCTCTTGGCGTGCTGGGAATGCCGGGCAATACGGCCTATTTTGGATTGCTGGAATTGTGCTCGCCAAAGAAGGGAGAAACTGTGGTTGTAAGTGGTGCAGCAGGAGCTGTAGGTAACCACGTTGGTCAAATTGCTAAGAATCTAGGATGCAGAGTAGTTGGAATCGCCGGATCCGATGCCAAATGCCAGTGGTTGAAGGACCTAGGATTCGATGAAGCTATCAATTATAAGACAGCTAACATATTTGCTGAATTGAAGAAGGCTGCCCCAAAAGGAGTAGACGTCTATTTTGACAATGTAGGCGGTCAAATATCCGAAACGGTTATCAAACAAATGAATTTATATGGAAGGATTGCAGTTTGTGGAACCATATCCAATTATAATACTGCAATCGAAAAGGTTTCGGACCCATTGAGACAGATGGTCTTTAAGCAACTGAAAATGGAAGGATTCGTGGTATGGCGCTGGAACGATAGGTGGATGGAAGGAATTGAGGCCAACTTGAAGTGGATAAACGAGGGTAAACTGAAATGGCACGAAACCGTAACGGAAGGCTTCGAAAATTTACCAATGGCATTTATTGACATGTTGAAGGGAGGCAACACCGGTAAGGCGGTTGTGAAaattatttaa